A single region of the Oryzias latipes chromosome 21, ASM223467v1 genome encodes:
- the LOC110014252 gene encoding uncharacterized protein K02A2.6, with the protein MATSSSDSEAGAEGEIEQTEEDFVPDLVNNAQQQRTVDAQIPRLAMDKLSPPTSMQLTGNLADNWKRFKQRFNIYLAASGAGNGDEKLKANILLHVIGEDALDIFNSFQLDEANLTLAELMTKFEEYFVPTQNVTFERYKFFTHDQKQGIPFDQYLAELHTLSKTCEFGTLRDSLVRDRIVCGTADNGLRERLLRETGLTLDKCVSMCRAAETTRAQAKELRRDDTTVHAIQKERKKNKTYPKQEEKHAGFKCGKCGNSHKPRSCPAYGKSCNNCGKSNHYAKCCKAPTRQKGHTVDEEEQEDEFIVDMVHVGTAEKEEWIVPLEVNETIIPFKIDTGAQINLLSIEDYKTLTVKSKMNPIKTKVTGYTGERVPVKGGCIATFKHKNQKIRAQLLVVDKKVQPILGLSTSVKLNLVKRVFVVTSPEVTNDNDSLMKEYKDCFEGLGCLPGEHRICVDKSVPPVVHPCRKVPFALREKLKDELARMEKLEVIKKIDEPTEWVSSLVVIQKKTGALRTCLDPRDLNKAIRREHFKLPTREEIMARFAGAKWFSKLDASSGFWQLRLDEESSKLCTFNTPEGRYRFLRLPYGIRSAPEVYHKTIHMIYEHIPGVETMMDDIIVWGTTREEHDKRLRQVLDKTREVNLKLNKDKCEFGVKTLTFVGDVVSEQGVKPDPKKTSAINSMERPTNKDEVRRFLGMVTYLAKFVPQLATLTTPLRSLLE; encoded by the coding sequence ATGGCTACGAGCAGCAGTGACAGTGAAGCGGGAGCCGAGGGAGAAattgaacaaacagaagaagattTTGTTCCTGATTTGGTGAATAAcgcacagcagcagaggacTGTGGATGCCCAAATACCCCGACTCGCCATGGATAAGCTAAGTCCGCCCACTTCCATGCAATTGACAGGCAATCTGGCTGATAACTGGAAACGTTTCAAGCaaagatttaacatttatttggcAGCAAGTGGAGCAGGGAACGGTGATGAAAAACTTAAAGCTAATATCCTATTGCATGTTATTGGAGAAGATGCTTTGGATATATTTAACAGCTTTCAGCTGGATGAAGCTAACCTGACTCTGGCAGAATTAATGACAAAATTTGAAGAGTATTTTGTACCCACTCAGAATGTGACCTTTGAAAGGTACAAGTTTTTCACCCATGATCAAAAGCAAGGAATACCTTTTGATCAATACTTAGCAGAGCTTCACACATTAAGCAAAACATGTGAATTCGGGACTCTGAGAGACTCACTGGTGAGAGACAGGATTGTCTGCGGTACAGCGGATAATGGACTAAGAGAAAGACTGCTTAGAGAAACTGGACTTACATTAGATAAGTGTGTTTCTATGTGTCGAGCAGCAGAGACCACAAGAGCACAAGCAAAAGAGCTTCGGAGAGATGATACAACAGTACATGCaatacagaaagaaagaaagaaaaataaaacatatcctAAACAAGAGGAGAAACATGCAGGTTTTAAATGTGGCAAATGTGGAAACAGCCACAAGCCAAGATCATGCCCTGCATATGGAAAATCTTGCAACAACTGTGGGAAAAGCAACCATTATGCTAAATGTTGTAAAGCTCCCACAAGACAAAAAGGCCACACAGTTGATGAGGAAGAACAGGAAGACGAGTTCATTGTGGACATGGTGCATGTAGgcacagcagaaaaagaagaatggataGTACCACTTGAAGTGAACGAGACAATAATTCCATTCAAGATTGACACGGGTgcacaaataaatctgttatCTATAGAGGATTACAAAACACTGACAGTGAAGAGCAAAATGAATCCAATAAAAACGAAGGTGACTGGCTACACAGGCGAACGCGTTCCTGTAAAAGGAGGCTGCATTgcaacatttaaacataaaaaccagAAGATACGAGCACAACTACTCGTCGTGGATAAGAAGGTGCAACCAATTCTAGGGCTAAGCACGTCTGTAAAGCTGAACCTAGTTAAAAGAGTGTTTGTCGTGACATCACCAGAAGTGACAAATGATAATGACTCGCTCATGAAAGAGTACAAAGATTGCTTTGAAGGACTAGGATGTTTACCTGGAGAGCATAGAATATGCGTGGATAAAAGTGTCCCTCCTGTCGTGCATCCATGTAGGAAAGTTCCATTTGCGCTGCGAGAAAAACTGAAGGACGAGCTAGCACGCATGGAAAAACTTGAGGTCATCAAAAAGATAGATGAACCAACTGAATGGGTCAGCTCACTGGTAGtcattcaaaagaaaacaggagcTCTCAGAACGTGCCTAGACCCAAGAGACTTAAACAAAGCAATCAGAAGAGAACATTTCAAGTTGCCAACCAGGGAAGAAATCATGGCACGGTTTGCTGGAGCTAAGTGGTTCAGTAAATTAGATGCATCGTCAGGCTTTTGGCAGCTGAGGTTAGACGAAGAGAGCTCAAAACTCTGTACATTCAACACGCCCGAAGGCAGGTACAGGTTTCTTCGCCTACCATATGGAATTAGATCTGCGCCTGAAGTCTATCACAAGACTATACACATGATCTATGAACACATACCAGGAGTAGAGACCATGATGGATGACATCATTGTCTGGGGAACTACTCGAGAGGAACATGACAAAAGACTGAGACAAGTGTTGGACAAGACAAGAGAAGTAAATCTGAaactaaataaagacaaatgtgAGTTTGGAGTGAAGACACTTACCTTTGTGGGAGATGTTGTTAGTGAACAGGGAGTGAAGCCAGACCCAAAAAAGACTTCAGCTATAAACAGTATGGAAAGACCAACCAACAAAGATGAAGTTAGGCGGTTCTTAGGGATGGTAACCTATCTCGCCAAGTTTGTCCCACAACTGGCAACCCTGACAACACCCCTTAGGAGTCTTcttgaatag